One segment of Alistipes finegoldii DSM 17242 DNA contains the following:
- a CDS encoding iron-containing alcohol dehydrogenase, giving the protein MNNFIYHNPTKLVFGKGQIARLGKLIPADKKIMITFGGGSVRRNGVYDQVVKALEGRDWVEFWGIEPNPSVETVREAVALGRENGSDFLLAVGGGSVIDGTKLIAAGLLYDGDPWDIVLKGQADKTVPLGTVLTMSATGSEMNSGSVISRQETKEKYAFYGDYPVFSILDPETLYSLPQRQIACGLSDTFVHVLEQYMTTPGQSRLMDRWAEGILHTVIEIAPKIWENQHDYAVMSEYMLGATLALNDMIRMGVTQDWATHMIGHELTALHGLTHGATLAIVINGTLRVLREQKRGKLLQYGERIWGIADGSEEERIDRTLEATKKFFRSLGLSTRLSEEGIGETTIAEIERRFNASGVKYGEAQNVDGAAARRILEACM; this is encoded by the coding sequence ATGAATAATTTCATTTATCACAATCCTACGAAACTGGTTTTCGGCAAAGGACAGATCGCCAGACTCGGCAAGTTGATCCCTGCCGACAAGAAGATCATGATTACCTTCGGCGGCGGCAGCGTGCGCCGCAACGGGGTTTACGATCAGGTCGTGAAGGCGCTCGAAGGGCGCGACTGGGTCGAATTCTGGGGCATCGAACCCAATCCCTCCGTCGAGACGGTCCGCGAGGCCGTGGCTTTGGGCCGTGAGAACGGTTCCGACTTCCTGCTGGCCGTGGGCGGCGGATCGGTCATCGACGGTACGAAACTCATCGCTGCGGGCCTGCTCTACGACGGCGATCCGTGGGATATCGTGCTCAAGGGGCAGGCGGATAAAACCGTTCCGCTGGGCACCGTCCTCACGATGTCGGCCACGGGTTCGGAGATGAATTCGGGTTCGGTCATTTCGCGTCAGGAAACCAAGGAGAAGTACGCCTTTTACGGCGATTATCCGGTCTTCTCGATTCTCGATCCCGAAACCCTCTACTCGCTGCCGCAGCGGCAGATCGCCTGCGGGCTCTCCGATACCTTCGTGCATGTGCTGGAACAGTATATGACCACGCCCGGCCAGTCGCGCCTGATGGACCGCTGGGCCGAGGGCATCCTGCATACGGTGATCGAAATCGCTCCGAAAATCTGGGAGAACCAGCATGATTATGCCGTGATGTCGGAGTATATGCTGGGGGCGACGCTGGCGCTGAACGACATGATCCGCATGGGCGTGACGCAGGACTGGGCGACGCATATGATCGGTCACGAGCTGACGGCCCTGCACGGACTGACACACGGTGCGACGCTGGCGATTGTCATCAATGGCACCCTGCGCGTGCTCCGGGAGCAGAAGCGCGGAAAACTGCTCCAATACGGCGAACGGATCTGGGGCATTGCCGACGGTTCGGAAGAGGAGCGCATCGACCGTACGCTCGAAGCCACCAAAAAATTCTTCCGTTCGCTGGGGCTTTCGACCCGGCTTTCGGAGGAGGGGATCGGCGAAACGACGATTGCGGAGATCGAACGCCGCTTCAATGCCTCCGGCGTCAAGTACGGCGAAGCGCAGAACGTAGACGGCGCCGCGGCGCGCCGGATACTCGAAGCGTGCATGTAG
- a CDS encoding peptidylprolyl isomerase, protein MASLNTLRTKFGIVLSIVIAGALLAFILSLKTEMGFSGNDPRVGVIDGEKINYSEYYNQYEQVKAQSGAQESNEQQSAMLANAAWQALIGKYVLTPGFDKMGLRVTEPERMSMVSGQHPSQAFYNAFADPRTGEYNVAAVHQFLSEAEANAQAQQAWAQLNEQARMEREVAKFLGLIKGGVYVNSLEVANGVNSANNTYAGKWAGKKYSAVPDSLIQLKSSDIKAYYNSHKNMFKQTPSRALSYVVFEVSPTDDDMLALEKSVAEVGAQFAATEELKSFVRANRNGKIADNYVSAKQLSEEEAKALLDGATYGPVLKNNEWTMARALDTKIVPDSMGIRHIVLPYTQEALADSLLTVLKGGADFAQVAAQYSVYDATAANGGEVGVMPFSAFSGEFAAALANAKTGDIVKIASGDAIQLMQVYRADKPSKHVQVASITYPVEASAATRRDIHNQAGTFSVNAKGSVEAFNDAASAAAVTPRIASLAQGERTIRGLEDSRDVARWAYGAEVGDVSEIFPVGKDYVIAMLTEIDDNEFAPLEKVSAQIRAQVLRDKKYDYIVKELSGSTLDEQAKSLGTEVADFDNVTFGAFYVNGPGFEPRLIGAISSTTEKGVLSAPVKGLSGVYVFEVDDIQTSDKQTAEGEKVRAQAMAESMAQQFSVQAIQQMAKIQDLRGKYF, encoded by the coding sequence ATGGCAAGTTTAAACACTTTACGCACCAAGTTCGGCATCGTGCTGTCGATTGTCATCGCAGGCGCCCTCTTGGCTTTCATTCTCTCCCTGAAGACCGAAATGGGCTTCTCAGGCAACGACCCCCGGGTCGGTGTTATCGACGGTGAAAAGATCAACTATTCGGAGTATTACAACCAGTACGAGCAGGTCAAGGCGCAGAGCGGTGCTCAGGAGAGCAACGAACAGCAGTCGGCGATGCTTGCCAACGCTGCATGGCAGGCCCTGATCGGCAAATACGTGCTGACTCCCGGATTCGACAAGATGGGCCTTCGCGTTACCGAGCCTGAACGTATGTCGATGGTCAGCGGCCAGCATCCTTCGCAGGCTTTCTACAATGCCTTCGCGGATCCCCGCACGGGTGAGTACAACGTCGCCGCCGTTCACCAGTTCCTCTCCGAGGCCGAAGCCAACGCGCAGGCGCAGCAGGCTTGGGCGCAGCTCAACGAGCAGGCCCGCATGGAGCGCGAGGTCGCCAAGTTCCTCGGCCTGATCAAGGGCGGTGTGTATGTCAACTCGCTCGAAGTGGCCAACGGTGTGAACTCCGCCAACAACACCTATGCCGGCAAGTGGGCCGGTAAGAAATACTCGGCCGTTCCCGATTCGCTGATTCAGCTCAAGTCGAGCGACATCAAGGCGTATTACAACAGCCACAAGAACATGTTCAAGCAGACGCCGTCGCGTGCGCTTTCGTATGTCGTGTTCGAGGTTTCTCCGACCGACGACGACATGCTGGCGCTCGAAAAGAGCGTCGCCGAGGTCGGCGCGCAGTTCGCCGCCACCGAAGAGCTGAAGTCGTTTGTCCGCGCCAACCGCAACGGCAAAATCGCCGACAACTACGTCTCGGCGAAGCAGCTTTCGGAAGAGGAGGCCAAGGCCCTGCTCGACGGCGCCACCTACGGTCCCGTACTGAAGAACAACGAGTGGACGATGGCCCGCGCGCTGGATACCAAGATCGTTCCCGACTCGATGGGCATCCGCCACATCGTACTTCCCTATACGCAGGAGGCGCTGGCCGACAGTCTGCTGACCGTGCTCAAGGGCGGTGCCGACTTCGCTCAGGTCGCTGCGCAGTATTCGGTTTATGACGCTACCGCCGCCAACGGCGGCGAGGTGGGCGTCATGCCGTTCTCGGCCTTTTCGGGCGAATTCGCTGCAGCGCTTGCCAATGCGAAAACCGGCGATATCGTGAAGATCGCTTCCGGCGACGCCATTCAGCTGATGCAGGTTTACCGTGCCGACAAACCGTCGAAGCACGTTCAGGTCGCTTCGATCACCTACCCGGTCGAGGCTTCGGCCGCTACCCGCCGCGACATCCACAATCAGGCCGGCACCTTCTCGGTGAACGCCAAAGGTTCGGTCGAAGCGTTCAACGACGCCGCTTCGGCTGCCGCCGTTACGCCGCGCATCGCGTCGCTGGCGCAGGGCGAGCGTACGATCCGCGGTCTTGAGGATTCGCGCGACGTCGCCCGCTGGGCTTACGGCGCCGAGGTGGGCGATGTTTCCGAAATCTTCCCGGTAGGCAAGGATTATGTGATCGCCATGCTGACCGAGATCGACGACAACGAATTCGCTCCCCTCGAAAAGGTTTCGGCACAGATCCGTGCTCAGGTACTCCGCGACAAGAAGTACGACTATATCGTGAAGGAACTCTCCGGCTCCACGCTCGACGAGCAGGCCAAGAGTCTCGGAACCGAAGTCGCAGACTTCGACAACGTGACCTTCGGGGCTTTCTATGTGAACGGTCCCGGTTTCGAGCCCCGTCTGATCGGCGCTATCTCGTCTACGACCGAGAAAGGCGTTCTCTCGGCTCCGGTCAAAGGTCTGAGCGGCGTATATGTCTTCGAGGTGGATGACATCCAGACCTCGGACAAGCAGACTGCCGAAGGCGAGAAGGTGCGTGCGCAGGCTATGGCCGAGAGCATGGCCCAGCAGTTCTCGGTGCAGGCTATCCAGCAGATGGCCAAGATTCAGGACCTGCGCGGAAAATATTTCTAA
- the scpA gene encoding methylmalonyl-CoA mutase: MRAKFSELTYDAGQQKSCCASKGCGQVEPWLTAERIPVKGAYTAEDLEGMEHLNYAAGIAPFLRGPYSTMYVMRPWTIRQYAGFSTAEESNAFYRRNLAAGQKGLSVAFDLATHRGYDADHPRVVGDVGKAGVSICSVEDMKVLFNGIPLDKMSVSMTMNGAVLPVLAFYIVAGLEQGCTLDQLAGTIQNDILKEFMVRNTYIYPPEFSMRIIADIFEYTSKNMPKFNSISISGYHMQEAGATADIELAYTLADGLEYLRAGINAGMSVDAFAPRLSFFWAIGMNHFMEIAKMRAARMLWAKIVKQFDPKNPKSLALRTHSQTSGWSLTEQDPFNNVARTAIEAMGAALGHTQSLHTNALDEAIALPTDFSARIARNTQIYIQEETNVCREVDPWAGSYYVESLTQEIADKAWERIQEVEKLGGMAKAIETGIPKMRIEEAAARKQARIDSGTEKIIGVNEYRLEKEAPIDILAVDNTAVRESQIKRLKELRANRDEAAVKKALAAITECVKTKQGNLLELAVEAAKVRASLGEISDACEVVVGRYKAVIRSISGVYSSEVKNDKQFERAKELCAEFAKKEGRQPRVMIAKLGQDGHDRGAKVVATGYADIGFDVDMGPLFQTPEEAAKQAVENDVHVVGVSSLAAGHLTLVPQIIAELKKLGREDIIVIVGGVIPAQDYDQLYKDGAAAIFGPGTPIATAAIKILEILLAD; the protein is encoded by the coding sequence TTCAGAACTGACATATGACGCAGGCCAGCAGAAGAGCTGCTGCGCCTCGAAAGGCTGCGGACAGGTCGAGCCGTGGCTGACGGCCGAACGCATTCCCGTCAAGGGCGCCTATACGGCCGAAGACCTCGAAGGCATGGAGCACCTGAACTACGCGGCAGGTATCGCCCCCTTCCTGCGCGGTCCCTACTCGACGATGTACGTGATGCGTCCGTGGACCATCCGCCAGTATGCGGGTTTCTCGACCGCCGAGGAGTCCAACGCATTCTACCGCCGCAACCTCGCCGCAGGCCAGAAGGGTCTGTCGGTGGCGTTCGACTTGGCGACGCACCGCGGTTACGACGCCGATCACCCGCGCGTGGTGGGCGACGTGGGCAAGGCCGGCGTGTCGATCTGCTCGGTCGAGGACATGAAGGTGCTTTTCAACGGCATTCCGCTCGACAAGATGTCGGTGTCTATGACCATGAACGGCGCCGTGCTGCCCGTGCTGGCCTTCTACATCGTAGCCGGACTGGAGCAGGGCTGCACACTCGACCAGCTGGCCGGTACGATCCAGAACGACATCCTCAAGGAGTTCATGGTGCGCAACACCTATATTTATCCCCCTGAGTTCTCGATGCGCATCATCGCCGACATCTTCGAGTACACCTCGAAGAACATGCCCAAGTTCAACTCGATCTCGATTTCGGGTTATCACATGCAGGAGGCGGGCGCAACGGCCGACATCGAGCTGGCCTACACGCTGGCCGACGGTCTGGAGTACCTGCGCGCAGGTATCAACGCCGGCATGTCGGTGGACGCCTTCGCACCGCGCCTGTCGTTCTTCTGGGCCATCGGCATGAACCACTTCATGGAGATCGCCAAGATGCGCGCCGCGCGTATGCTGTGGGCCAAGATCGTGAAGCAGTTCGATCCCAAGAACCCCAAATCGTTGGCCCTGCGCACCCACTCGCAGACTTCGGGCTGGTCGCTCACCGAGCAGGACCCGTTCAACAACGTGGCCCGTACGGCCATCGAAGCCATGGGCGCCGCACTGGGACACACCCAGTCGCTGCACACCAACGCCCTCGACGAGGCGATCGCCCTGCCGACCGACTTCTCGGCGCGTATTGCGCGTAACACGCAGATTTACATTCAGGAGGAGACCAACGTCTGCCGCGAGGTTGACCCGTGGGCAGGTTCGTACTACGTCGAATCGCTGACGCAGGAGATCGCCGACAAGGCTTGGGAGCGTATTCAGGAGGTCGAGAAGCTGGGCGGCATGGCCAAGGCTATCGAGACCGGCATTCCGAAGATGCGTATCGAGGAGGCAGCGGCCCGCAAGCAGGCCCGCATCGACTCCGGCACCGAGAAGATCATCGGCGTGAACGAATACCGTCTGGAAAAAGAGGCTCCGATCGACATCCTCGCAGTGGACAACACCGCCGTACGCGAGAGCCAGATCAAGCGTCTGAAGGAGTTGCGCGCCAACCGCGACGAAGCCGCCGTGAAGAAGGCGCTGGCCGCGATCACCGAGTGCGTGAAGACCAAGCAGGGCAACCTGCTGGAGCTGGCCGTCGAGGCCGCCAAGGTCCGCGCTTCGCTGGGCGAGATCTCCGATGCCTGCGAAGTCGTCGTAGGCCGCTACAAAGCAGTTATCCGTTCCATCTCAGGTGTATACAGTTCAGAAGTGAAAAACGACAAACAGTTCGAGCGCGCCAAGGAGTTGTGCGCCGAGTTCGCCAAGAAAGAGGGCCGTCAGCCGCGCGTCATGATCGCCAAGCTCGGTCAGGACGGCCACGACCGCGGTGCCAAGGTAGTTGCCACGGGTTACGCCGACATCGGCTTCGACGTCGATATGGGCCCGCTGTTCCAGACTCCCGAAGAGGCCGCCAAGCAGGCCGTCGAGAACGACGTGCATGTAGTGGGCGTCTCGTCGCTGGCCGCAGGCCACCTGACCCTCGTGCCGCAGATCATCGCAGAGCTGAAGAAGCTCGGCCGCGAAGACATCATCGTCATCGTCGGCGGCGTGATCCCCGCACAGGACTACGACCAGCTGTATAAGGACGGCGCCGCCGCCATCTTCGGCCCCGGTACGCCGATCGCCACCGCAGCTATCAAGATACTCGAAATTCTGCTCGCCGACTAA